One stretch of Lachnospiraceae bacterium oral taxon 096 DNA includes these proteins:
- the trpB gene encoding tryptophan synthase subunit beta produces MGENGRFGVHGGQYIPEILMNAVVELEENYNRYKNDPEFNAELTALLNNYAGRPSRLYFAKHMTEDLGGAKIYLKREDLNHTGAHKINNVLGQALLAKKMGKTRLIAETGAGQHGVATATAAALMGMECEIFMGKEDTDRQALNVYRMRLLGAKVNAVTDGTATLKDAVSACMREWTNRVEDTHYVLGSVMGPHPFPVIVRDFQAIISKEIKEQILEAEHRLPDVVLACVGGGSNAIGTFYHFIEDKDVKLIGCEAAGRGIDTFETAATINTGRLGIFHGMKSYFCQDDNGGIAPVYSISAGLDYPGIGPEHAYLHDIDRAQYVGVTDDEAVEAFEYLSRIEGIIPAIESAHAVAHAMKIAPKMDKDQIMVITISGRGDKDCAAIARYRGENINE; encoded by the coding sequence ATGGGAGAGAATGGAAGATTTGGTGTACATGGTGGACAGTACATTCCAGAAATTTTGATGAATGCAGTTGTGGAATTAGAGGAAAATTATAATCGATATAAAAATGATCCAGAATTTAATGCAGAACTCACAGCGTTGTTGAATAATTATGCAGGCCGCCCATCGAGACTCTATTTTGCAAAACATATGACAGAGGATCTTGGCGGTGCAAAGATTTATTTAAAGAGAGAGGATTTAAATCACACAGGAGCACATAAAATTAACAATGTCCTCGGTCAGGCCCTTCTTGCAAAGAAAATGGGAAAGACAAGATTGATTGCAGAGACAGGTGCGGGTCAGCACGGCGTAGCTACGGCGACGGCAGCGGCTTTGATGGGGATGGAATGCGAAATCTTTATGGGAAAGGAAGATACTGATCGACAGGCACTCAATGTGTATCGAATGAGATTACTTGGAGCAAAGGTCAATGCAGTTACTGATGGAACAGCAACATTAAAGGATGCCGTGTCCGCCTGCATGAGAGAGTGGACGAATCGTGTGGAGGATACCCATTATGTTCTTGGATCAGTTATGGGACCACATCCATTTCCAGTGATTGTTCGAGATTTTCAGGCTATTATTTCAAAGGAGATTAAGGAGCAAATCTTAGAGGCTGAGCATCGACTTCCTGATGTTGTGCTCGCCTGTGTGGGCGGAGGATCCAATGCCATTGGAACATTTTATCATTTTATTGAGGACAAGGATGTCAAATTAATTGGCTGTGAGGCAGCAGGAAGAGGAATTGATACCTTTGAAACTGCAGCTACCATCAATACAGGTCGGCTGGGCATTTTTCATGGAATGAAGTCCTATTTTTGTCAGGACGACAATGGTGGAATTGCACCAGTGTATTCAATTTCTGCAGGATTAGATTATCCTGGTATTGGACCAGAGCATGCTTACTTGCATGATATTGACAGAGCACAATATGTGGGTGTTACAGATGATGAGGCTGTGGAGGCATTTGAATATCTTTCACGCATCGAAGGTATTATTCCAGCGATTGAGAGTGCTCATGCAGTGGCTCATGCGATGAAGATTGCACCAAAGATGGACAAGGATCAGATTATGGTCATTACCATTTCAGGGCGAGGAGATAAAGACTGTGCAGCGATTGCAAGATATA